A region of Malaclemys terrapin pileata isolate rMalTer1 chromosome 5, rMalTer1.hap1, whole genome shotgun sequence DNA encodes the following proteins:
- the CFI gene encoding complement factor I, which yields MKILLVLLIFSCFFFCGLQHRASEGEELSQSNQQETFLIKECLNNKYTHNACKKVFCHPWQRCVGGSCICKLPYQCPRNVTWVCSTNGRTFQNYCQLKAYECQHPHEKFLSKAKCTPSEKFEVSLDYADSESEGLIQVKLVNHTEKLFICNSEWSMNEANVVCRHLGFKTGAEHHKKTFEVPESALTSSQCLHTTCRGLETSLAECTLSERSNINSNEDFASLVCHKEYRECLSTEFRCVNNKCIPLHETCNGINDCGDLSDEMCCKACKGNSFHCNSDVCIPTKYLCNRELDCLAGEDESQARCGGEQKPKPKVQGHSHSKASIQEQKEDTSTSSMNGEQHVQNSNIDEERKTLKTLLPQLKCGVTNHPVTRRKRIIGGNTATKGEFPWQVAIREGSGTVNCGGIYIGGCWILTAAHCVRKSRVNQYRIWTGILDTIVYNQEIDTFRLNQVIIHENYNASNYLNDIALLEMKSNDKGKPCTLAYSIPACVPWSEYLFRSGHQCKVSGWGLADGYTKQFVLRWGNINLFPNCSDIYKERFFDEMECAGTFDGSIDSCKGDSGGPLVCMDSNNRAYVWGIVSWGENCGVQGFPGVYTKVAKYFDWISRHVGRSVISLYNV from the exons ATGAAAATATTACTAGTTCTCTTGATTTTTTCATGCTTCTTCTTTTGTGGATTACAg CACAGAGCCTCTGAAGGTGAAGAGCTATCTCAGTCAAATCAGCAAGAGACATTCCTGATAAAAGAATGCTTAAATAATAAGTACACACATAACGCTTGTAAGAAAGTTTTCTGTCACCCATGGCAGAGATGTGTTGGAGGAAGTTGTATTTGCAAGCTTCCCTACCAATGCCCAAGGAATGTCACCTGGGTTTGTTCTACCAATGGAAGGACATTCCAAAATTATTGTCAGCTAAAGGCCTATGAATGCCAGCACCCACACGAGAAGTTTCTGAGTAAAGCAAAGTGCACGCCTTCAG aaaaatttgAAGTTTCTTTGGACTATGCAGATTCAGAATCAGAGGGTCTTATTCAAGTAAAGCTTGTGAATCATACTGAGAAGTTATTTATATGTAACAGTGAGTGGAGTATGAATGAAGCAAATGTTGTCTGCAGACATCTTGGTTTTAAAAC AGGAGCTGAACATCACAAAAAGACATTCGAAGTCCCAGAATCTGCCTTAACTTCATCTCAATGTCTTCATACTACTTGCAGAGGGCTAGAGACTAGCCTGGCGGAATGTACTTTAAGCGAGAGATCAAATATTAATAGTAACGAGGATTTTGCTAGTCTTGTGTGCCATAAAGAATATAGAG AATGTTTATCAACTGAATTCCGTTGTGTCAACAATAAATGCATTCCTTTACATGAAACCTGTAATGGAATCAATGACTGCGGAGACCTAAGTGATGAAATGTGTTGTAAAG CATGCAAAGGCAACAGTTTCCATTGTAACTCCGATGTGTGTATCCCAACTAAGTACCTCTGTAACAGGGAACTGGACTGCCTTGCAGGAGAGGATGAATCTCAAGCTCGCTGTGGAG GTGAGCAAAAGCCAAAGCCAAAAGTTCAAG GACATTCACATTCAAAGGCTAGCATTCAAG aacaaaaagaagacACCTCAACTTCCAGTATGAATGGAG AACAACATGTCCAAAATTCTAATATAGATGAAG aaaggaaaacattAAAGACCTTGTTGCCTCAGTTAAAGTGTGGTGTTACAAACCACCCAGTAACTCGACGGAAGCGAATCATAGGAGGAAACACTGCTACAAAG ggTGAATTCCCTTGGCAAGTGGCAATTAGAGAGGGTAGTGGTACAGTGAACTGTGGAGGAATTTATATCGGTGGCTGTTGGATTCTGACTGCTGCACATTGTGTCAG AAAAAGTCGAGTTAATCAGTATCGGATATGGACTGGAATATTAGATACAATCGTCTATAATCAAGAGATAGATACTTTTAGATTAAACCAAGTGATAATCCATGAAAACTATAATGCCTCAAACTATCTGAATGACATTGCTTTGTTGGAGATGAAAAGTAATGACAAAGGAAAACCATGCACACTAGCATACAGCATACCTGCCTGTGTTCCCTGGTCAGAATATCTGTTCAGATCTGGACATCAATGCAAGGTTTCCGGCTGGGGACTAGCAGAcg gtTATACCAAACAATTTGTTCTTCGATGGGGCAACATTAATTTATTTCCAAACTGTTCAGATATCTATAAAGAGCGCTTTTTTGACGAAATGGAATGTGCAG GTACCTTTGATGGTTCCATAGATTCCTGTAAAGGTGATTCAGGAGGACCCTTGGTCTGTATGGATTCAAATAATAGGGCATATGTGTGGGGTATTGTGAGTTGGGGTGAAAACTGTGGAGTTCAAGGATTCCCTGGAGTTTACACAAAAGTAGCCAAATACTTTGATTGGATTAGCCGTCATGTGGGAAGGTCCGTTATTTCTCTATATAATGTGTGA